One Amaranthus tricolor cultivar Red isolate AtriRed21 chromosome 1, ASM2621246v1, whole genome shotgun sequence DNA window includes the following coding sequences:
- the LOC130820963 gene encoding uncharacterized protein LOC130820963, producing MSLDSISSSSSRSSSSSITDEIYDHMVMNYINESQRLLAMQKSVLVAVNNSVQHDNQKRPRKRRETVPRNREAAHDNLVADYFSNQPVYNDTVFRRRFRMRKPLFLRIVDTLSASNRYFQQRPDATMRLGASPLQKCTAAIRMLAYGCSADQVDEYLKLGESTARECLSQIVDGVIAQFATEYLRKPTPEDMQRLLREGEARNFPGMLGSIDCMHWVWKNCPAGWKGMYQGRSKTVTVILEAVASRDLWIWHAFFGTPGSCNDINVLQRSPVFDDIISNRAPQVLFTVNGNTYTKGYYLTDGIYPKWSTFIDAVTAPQTAKDTLFTKRQESARKDVERAFGVLQARFAIIRKPALAWTVDLLWKIMMTCIIIHNMIVENERDTYLNYKDPLEFADEQPENMPGSSSTRNATTFTVTPGHYDPDNFGTLIASRGEIRDRNVHMALKNDLIELLWAQSRRLDEN from the coding sequence ATGAGCTTAGATtcaatctcttcaagttcttcaagatCTTCCTCCTCAAGTATAACTGATGAAATTTATGATCACATGGTCATGAATTATATAAATGAGAGTCAACGTTTACTTGCGATGCAAAAGTCGGTGCTTGTAGCTGTTAACAATTCAGTACAACATGATAATCAAAAACGTCCAAGAAAACGAAGGGAAACTGTGCCTAGAAATCGTGAAGCGGCTCACGACAATCTAGTTGCAGATTACTTTAGTAATCAACCGGTATACAATGATACCGTATTTCGAAGGAGGTTTCGTATGAGGAAACCCTTGTTCCTTCGGATTGTGGACACATTAAGCGCAAGTAATCGCTATTTCCAACAACGTCCCGATGCTACCATGCGTCTTGGTGCTTCACCCCTTCAAAAATGCACCGCGGCTATACGTATGTTAGCTTATGGTTGTTCAGCTGATCAAGTAGATGAATATCTAAAGCTTGGTGAAAGTACTGCTAGAGAATGTCTTTCACAAATTGTCGATGGAGTTATTGCTCAATTTGCAACTGAATACCTCCGCAAGCCAACACCGGAAGATATGCAGCGTCTACTAAGAGAAGGGGAGGCTAGAAACTTCCCCGGCATGCTTGGCAGCATTGATTGCATGCATTGGGTATGGAAAAATTGTCCAGCTGGATGGAAAGGAATGTATCAAGGCCGATCTAAAACGGTCACTGTTATCTTGGAAGCGGTTGCATCTAGGGATTTATGGATTTGGCACGCCTTCTTTGGGACTCCTGGGTCGTGCAATGATATTAATGTACTACAACGTTCTCCGGTGTTTGATGATATAATAAGTAATCGTGCTCCACAAGTTCTGTTCACAGTTAATGGAAACACTTACACAAAAGGATACTATCTCACCGATGGCATTTATCCAAAGTGGTCGACATTTATAGATGCGGTTACGGCCCCTCAAACAGCCAAGGATACGTTATTTACTAAACGTCAAGAGAGTGCGAGAAAGGATGTTGAACGTGCTTTTGGTGTGTTACAAGCTCGTTTCGCAATAATCAGGAAGCCTGCTTTGGCATGGACTGTAGATCTGTTGTGGAAAATTATGATGACTTGCATCATCATCCACAACATGATTGTTGAAAACGAGCGTGatacatatttaaattataaagatCCACTCGAGTTTGCCGATGAACAGCCTGAGAATATGCCGGGGTCGTCCTCAACTAGGAATGCAACAACATTCACCGTCACTCCCGGACATTATGATCCAGATAATTTCGGTACATTGATAGCTTCGAGAGGGGAGATTCGTGATAGAAATGTCCATATGGCTTTGAAGAACGACTTGATCGAGCTTTTATGGGCACAATCTAGGAGGTTGGATGAAAATTaa